Proteins encoded within one genomic window of Bacteroidetes bacterium SB0662_bin_6:
- a CDS encoding sodium-dependent transporter has protein sequence MPGHSDTEQRFTSRIGLLLSVLGIAVGTGNIWRFPRIAAQNGGAEGAGAFLIAWIVFLFIWSIPLIIAEYALGRHGRKGVVGSFIKTAGKRFAWMGAFVAFVATAIMFYYSVVAGWCVYYLLTSVSQPLPLDLQGATAVWEGFQSGGLPLLFHALAMGGGVFIVVKGISGIERVNKVLIPVLFLIVLISVVRAVTLPGAGQGLAFLFTPQLDLLTRPSLWLEALTQNAWDTGAGWGLILTYGAYMQRKHGIVKNAFITGIGNNIVSLLAAIMIFGTVFAVLGAEMSRPEVLEVMKSSGPASTGLTFIWMPQLFASMPFGRGMAMLFFLGLSFAAFSSLISMIELATRVLVDAGLQRKQAIACVGIFGFVLGVPSALYLDFLGNQDFVWGVALMISGAFVALAVIRYGAGDFGRNVVSGGQGDWSVGRTWTFLIRFAVPVQAVALLVWWLYLSATEYAPDSWYNPFDAYSVMTCFAQWGAVLLLFVLMNRFLARRTMPTGG, from the coding sequence ATGCCCGGACATTCGGATACGGAGCAACGTTTCACGAGCCGCATCGGGCTATTGCTGAGCGTACTCGGCATTGCCGTGGGCACAGGCAACATCTGGCGGTTCCCGCGCATCGCCGCGCAGAATGGAGGCGCAGAAGGGGCCGGCGCTTTTCTTATCGCCTGGATCGTGTTTCTGTTCATATGGAGCATTCCGCTGATCATTGCGGAATATGCGCTCGGGCGGCATGGGCGCAAGGGTGTCGTGGGGTCGTTCATCAAGACCGCAGGCAAGCGGTTTGCGTGGATGGGCGCGTTCGTAGCGTTCGTGGCTACGGCCATCATGTTCTATTATTCCGTGGTGGCGGGCTGGTGCGTGTATTATTTACTGACCTCGGTTAGTCAGCCGTTGCCCCTGGACCTGCAAGGCGCTACGGCGGTGTGGGAAGGTTTCCAGTCCGGAGGCTTACCGCTTCTGTTTCATGCCCTCGCCATGGGCGGCGGCGTGTTCATCGTGGTGAAAGGCATTTCGGGGATCGAACGCGTGAACAAGGTGCTCATTCCCGTACTGTTCCTGATCGTTCTGATTTCCGTAGTGCGCGCGGTCACGTTGCCCGGCGCAGGTCAGGGGCTGGCTTTTCTGTTTACGCCGCAGCTCGACCTGCTGACCCGCCCGTCCCTGTGGCTGGAGGCGCTCACACAGAATGCATGGGATACGGGCGCGGGCTGGGGACTTATTCTGACATACGGCGCCTATATGCAGCGGAAGCACGGCATTGTAAAGAATGCATTCATTACCGGTATAGGGAATAATATTGTTTCTCTTCTGGCCGCCATCATGATTTTCGGGACGGTTTTCGCTGTACTGGGCGCCGAAATGTCCCGCCCTGAAGTGCTTGAGGTGATGAAGTCCAGCGGTCCGGCCTCCACCGGCCTGACCTTCATCTGGATGCCCCAGTTGTTTGCCAGTATGCCTTTTGGACGGGGCATGGCTATGCTTTTCTTTCTCGGGCTGTCGTTCGCGGCATTCAGCTCGTTGATTTCGATGATCGAACTGGCGACGCGGGTGCTCGTTGACGCAGGATTGCAGCGTAAACAGGCTATTGCCTGCGTAGGCATTTTCGGATTCGTGCTCGGCGTGCCGTCCGCGCTGTATCTCGATTTTCTGGGGAATCAGGATTTCGTATGGGGAGTGGCTCTTATGATTTCCGGGGCATTCGTAGCCCTTGCCGTCATTCGATACGGGGCCGGCGACTTTGGACGCAATGTGGTTTCGGGCGGACAGGGAGACTGGTCCGTAGGCAGGACATGGACCTTCCTGATCCGCTTTGCCGTGCCGGTGCAGGCGGTGGCGTTGCTTGTGTGGTGGTTGTACCTGTCCGCCACGGAGTATGCCCCCGATTCCTGGTATAATCCGTTCGATGCGTACAGCGTGATGACCTGTTTCGCGCAATGGGGCGCCGTACTCCTGCTTTTCGTACTGATGAATCGTTTTCTGGCCCGCCGTACGATGCCGACGGGGGGATAG